GCCTCGCTCTCCGCCCAGGTGCACCAGGCGCTCGCGACCCATCCTGCGGGGCAGGTGGGCGTGTACTTGGCCGGCTTCGACGAGGTGGCGGACGTGTTCGCGCTCGCCGCGGCCGACCCGGAGCTGTCGTCGGTGCGCTGGTACGGCAGCGACGGCGTGGCGCTCAGCGCGGCCGTCCTCGCCCGCCCCGCCGCCGTGGCGTTCTCCGAGCGGGTGGGCTTCCCCAACCCCGTGTTCGGCCTGGATCCCACCGCGCAGGACCGCTGGAAGCCGGTGGCCGATCGCATCCGCGCGCGGGCCGGGCAGGAGCCCGACGCGTTCGCGCTGGGCGTGTACGACGCGGTGTGGGTGGCGGCGATGGCGTACCTGGCCTCGCCCGCGCACCCGAGCGCGGCGGACCTGAAGACGCGTTTCGTGGCGACCGCGGGCTCGTACTACGGCGTGACCGGCTGGACGGCGCTGAACGCCGCGGGCGACCGCAAGTATGCCGACTTCGACTTCTGGGGCATCCGGGCATCCGGCTCCACGCACGCCTGGACCCGCGTCGCCTCGTACGACACCAAGCTGGGCCTGCTCAGCCGCTGAGCGGAGCGGCACAGCGGGCCCGGTGGACCTCCGTCCGCCGGGCCCGCTGCGTTCTCCCAGCCGCGTCGGCCGACTGGCATCGCGCTCGCGACGCCGTGGTAGGATGCGGACCTGCGCATCCGCGGTCCATCGCCGACGAGGCTCCGGCATCGGGACGCATCCACCGGCGCTCGGTACATCTACCGAACCTCCGCACGGCCGGCGCCCGCCTCCGCATCTCCCGACACCGACGGCCCCACGCCTCCGCATCTGCCAATGCAGCCGGATCGTCGGATGCGAGACGTGGGAAATGCTATTCCCGGCGCGGGTGGGCGGTATTAGCTTTCCGATGTTTCCACGTTCATCCCCATGCTCCCCCACCGGAACCATGAGCCTCAGCCGCACCCTGCCCCGCGCCGCCTTCCACGCCCGTGCGGCGCTCGTTGCCGCGGCGCTCGCCGTGCTCGCGGCCTGCAACGGCGGCGGCGGCACCGGCAGCGGGCCCGTGGTGGCGGTCGCCGCGGCCGGACGCCTGGAGCGCGGCGCGACCGTGACGCTCTCCGCCACGCGCGACGGCGTCGCGATCCCCCCCGCCGAGGTGACCTGGTCCGCCACCCCGGCCGACGCGGTCACGCTCACGGCAGACGGCCACGCCACGTTCCTGCGCGCCGGGAACGTCACCATCTCCGCCAGCGCGAGCGGCGACGCGGGGCACGCCGACTTCACTGTCGCCGTGCCGCCCACCGTGGTCTTCGACCGCGTGGTGAGCGGCAACCGCGACATCTGGAGCGTGTCGCTGGACGGCGGCGAGCTCACGCGCATCACCACCGACCCGGGCGACGACCAGGACCCCAGCGCGGCGCACGGGCTGGTCGCGTTCACCAGCTTCCGCGGCGGCTCGGCAGACATCTTCACCGTGCCGCTCACCGGCGGCGCGAACACGCAGCTGACCTCGGCGGCGTCGTTCGAGACGTCGCCCTCGCTCGCTCGGGACGGGACCAAGATCGCGTACACCAGCGACGTGACCGGCCTGTCGCGCGTGTGGGTGATGTCCTCCACCGGCAGCGGCGCGACGGCGGCCACGGGCAACTTCGGCCAGGCGGGAAGCATCGAGGCAGGGCCGTCGTGGAACCCCGGGGGCACCGGTATCGCATTCGTCTCAACCGCGAGCGGCGGCGCGCAGCTCTACACGGCGTCCGTCCCCGGCGGCCCGCCCGCGCAGCTCACCGGCACGACGAGCACCGCCAGCGTGGAGCCCGCGTACAGCCCGGACGGCACCCGCGTGGCCTTCACCTCGGACCGCGACGGCGACACCGAGATCTACCTGGTGACCGTCGCCACCGGCGCGGTGACGCGCGTCACCAACCGCCCGGGCGCCGACGCGCAGCCCGCGTGGCTGCCCGACGGGCGGCTGGTGTACACGGTGTTCACCGGCGGCACGCCCTCGCTGCGCTGGCTGGACCCCGCCGCGCCGGCCGACGTGCACAACATCCCCACCGGCACGGGCGACGCGCAGCGCCCGTCCGGCGTACTCTGATCGCGAGGCACCATGCCCGATGGATACCAGGTCCCCGAAGACGTGCTGGCCGCCCACCTGGCGGGCGAGGCGGTGCTGCTGGACATGGACACCAAGCAGTACTTCCGCCTGAACGCCACCGCGGCGCACGTGTGGAAGCAGCTGGAGCGCGGCCTGGACCGCCCGGCGCTGCTGGCCGACCTGTGCGCCAACTTCGAGGTGGACGAGGCGACCGCCGGCGCCGAGCTGGACCGGCTGCTGGCCGAGCTCGCCGCGCACGGCCTGGTGCGCCCCGCCCCGCCGGAGGGCGGCGCGGCGTGAGGGCCACGCCGGGCGCGGTGGCATCCGGGATC
The window above is part of the Longimicrobiaceae bacterium genome. Proteins encoded here:
- a CDS encoding PqqD family protein codes for the protein MPDGYQVPEDVLAAHLAGEAVLLDMDTKQYFRLNATAAHVWKQLERGLDRPALLADLCANFEVDEATAGAELDRLLAELAAHGLVRPAPPEGGAA